The uncultured Treponema sp. genome includes a region encoding these proteins:
- a CDS encoding TIGR03546 family protein → MLKKIIKFFKALNSNSKPSELANALCLGIMLGFIPKNNALWFLIFIFFCFVRINKGLYFVAMIVASQFAWLLDSKFDSIGFYILNYAPLTKTFSTLIDIPFVGFTKFNNTIVMGSFAFSLLIYIPCFIFGIAFVKLWRKYVSSLFARTPLAKAIAKLPFAEKITSLITQDDTL, encoded by the coding sequence ATGCTTAAAAAAATCATAAAATTCTTTAAAGCACTCAATTCAAATTCAAAGCCATCGGAACTTGCAAACGCGCTCTGCCTTGGAATCATGCTTGGATTCATTCCCAAAAACAATGCGCTGTGGTTTTTAATTTTTATCTTTTTCTGCTTTGTGCGAATAAACAAAGGACTTTATTTTGTCGCAATGATTGTGGCTTCCCAGTTTGCCTGGCTCTTGGATTCAAAATTTGATTCAATCGGATTTTACATCTTGAACTACGCGCCGTTGACAAAAACTTTTTCCACGCTGATTGATATTCCGTTTGTCGGATTTACAAAATTCAACAACACAATTGTAATGGGTTCTTTTGCATTTTCTCTTCTTATTTATATTCCATGTTTTATATTCGGAATCGCATTTGTAAAACTTTGGCGCAAATATGTTTCTTCACTTTTTGCACGCACGCCACTTGCAAAAGCCATCGCAAAGCTTCCGTTTGCTGAAAAAATCACAAGCCTTATTACACAGGACGACACTTTATGA